One genomic region from Bufo bufo chromosome 3, aBufBuf1.1, whole genome shotgun sequence encodes:
- the C3H1orf116 gene encoding specifically androgen-regulated gene protein produces the protein MPEKTLSTRHVGMEALNSVGSTGSCDSMESISSNHSAFSGDGYDHLSAEERECLMFLEETIDSLDNEDDSGVSNDELETTEKSTSHVTEQSKVPSSGGNDKTRPIATPFPKLEEWASGPKIPQGYHSFPRIIQASREETTKPSTESKVPDSNLDQTKPWYGKPKSMSSINRPQTGEPSISDLLIIPPPEPFRDPQGNIDKRRSVTDPTDAREVRYDKALLRPSTISEYKEIQHVVKPMPSLFPRVSSPKTTTSSQETISQTEAKSVDSKQGPPTAPKPRTLPPHIIIKSSSGVVSNLDPQKRPRTFSAHERLMDKAHEPTISKVPHSKEKERARFEALQKLGLDGKSSSQENLSFRSSKTDLSMSPGVVDQGYKDVNRKSDVDQPNRPDLMGSVPSQPSIVIHQTDDSHVRVESLSKNRLSMKSNPLEKDEPVRGKDPKAVEVPPQHHIKSSIFGRNRPSMKVNAQERADDVVIQTPKPLNEVHTVTDCSPKNTEADTPKHMSPSHSRPQSKVDIKSDKTGYAANELHTGSGVLLRSPKQDRDRSSTLIKNPAEKKTDVPEINPTPVKPSERLSIGEKHQENLGSYENIYQISTSPGKTYNIPRPKEIVVTHNSSDIIRVKTNDKVLDKSNRHSTHFEPSNEPYLHFPQGSVPGIRQINMKSYTLERSGVGLHGSMSSIEKEPQKGSNSFFKKSLFSGNFLRNSRPRPASLGTGKDFAGPEPFTTDGETSEKRSIFSRPARPSAPITSVKITPKGASEEHRKEALIKLGILKE, from the exons ATGCCTGAAAAAACCCTTTCGACACGGCATGTAGGGATGGAAGCCTTGAATAGTGTGGGCAGCACTGGAAGCTGTGACAGCATGGAAAGCATTTCTTCCAACCATTCAGCATTT AGTGGAGATGGATATGATCATCTTTCAGCTGAAGAACGGGAATGCTTGATGTTTCTGGAGGAAACCATAGACTCTCTGGACAATGAAGATGATAGTGGGGTATCCAATGATGAACTGGAAACGACTGAAAAATCCACCAGTCATGTAACAGAACAGTCAAAGGTTCCAAGTTCAGGTG GTAATGATAAAACAAGACCTATTGCTACTCCATTCCCAAAATTAGAGGAATGGGCCTCTGGTCCCAAAATTCCACAGGGATACCACAGTTTCCCAAGGATAATACAAGCATCTCGGGAGGAAACCACAAAGCCCAGCACTGAATCAAAAGTTCCAGATTCCAACTTGGATCAAACTAAGCCATGGTATGGGAAACCAAAAAGCATGTCTTCAATTAACAGACCACAAACAGGGGAACCTTCCATATCAGACTTGCTGATTATACCACCACCTGAACCATTCAGAGATCCCCAGGGTAATATAGACAAGAGACGTTCTGTTACTGATCCCACAGATGCACGTGAAGTAAGATATGACAAAGCACTATTAAGACCATCTACAATCTCAGAATATAAAGAGATTCAGCATGTAGTAAAGCCAATGCCTTCACTGTTCCCAAGGGTCTCCTCACCAAAGACTACCACATCTTCACAAGAAACTATAAGCCAGACTGAAGCAAAATCTGTGGACAGCAAACAAGGCCCACCAACAGCACCAAAGCCACGCACACTGCCACCACACATAATCATTAAGTCAAGCTCAGGAGTGGTATCTAATCTAGATCCACAGAAAAGACCAAGAACATTTTCAGCACATGAGAGGCTCATGGACAAAGCTCATGAACCTACAATCTCAAAAGTTCCTCATTCTAAGGAAAAAGAGCGTGCTAGGTTTGAAGCACTACAAAAATTAGGTTTGGATGGTAAATCAAGTTCACAGGAGAATCTTTCATTTAGGTCTTCAAAAACTGATCTGTCTATGTCACCAGGTGTTGTTGACCAAGGCTACAAAGATGTTAACAGAAAAAGTGATGTTGATCAGCCAAATAGACCAGATTTAATGGGGTCTGTCCCTTCACAACCTTCAATTGTTATTCATCAGACAGATGATAGTCATGTAAGAGTTGAAAGCCTGAGCAAGAACAGATTGAGCATGAAATCAAACCCTCTAGAAAAAGATGAGCCTGTGCGCGGAAAAGACCCTAAAGCTGTAGAAGTACCTCCACAGCATCATATTAAAAGTAGTATTTTTGGAAGGAACAGGCCCAGCATGAAAGTCAATGCACAAGAAAGAGCAGATGATGTAGTAATTCAGACGCCCAAACCTTTAAATGAGGTCCACACAGTCACTGATTGCTCTCCTAAAAACACTGAagcagacaccccaaaacacatgtcGCCATCACATTCACGTCCTCAGTCAAAAGTAGATATCAAATCTGATAAAACTGGatatgcagctaatgaattacatACTGGATCAGGCGTACTTTTAAGAAGTCCAAAACAAGATCGGGATAGATCCTCAACTTTGATAAAAAACCcagctgaaaaaaaaactgatgtcccAGAAATTAACCCTACACCAGTCAAACCATCTGAACGTTTATCCATAGGTGAGAAGCATCAGGAAAACTTAGGTTCCTATGAAAATATTTACCAAATCAGTACCAGTCCTGGAAAAACCTATAATATTCCTCGACCAAAGGAAATTGTGGTCACTCACAACAGTTCAGACATAATTAGAGTTAAAACAAATGATAAAGTCCTTGATAAGAGCAACAGGCACAGCACTCATTTTGAACCTTCCAATGAACCTTATTTGCACTTTCCTCAAGGGTCAGTTCCTGGCATCCGACAAATAAATATGAAGTCATACACATTGGAAAGGTCTGGTGTGGGCCTTCATGGATCCATGTCTAGCATTGAAAAAGAGCCTCAAAAAGGAAGCAATTCGTTCTTCAAAAAATCACTGTTTTCTGGAAATTTCTTGCGTAATAGCAGGCCTAGGCCAGCATCCCTTGGTACTGGAAAAGACTTTGCCGGCCCGGAGCCATTTACAACAGACGGTGAAACTAGTGAAAAGCGCTCTATCTTTTCAAGACCGGCTCGCCCATCTGCTCCCATTACTAGTGTTAAGATTACTCCTAAAGGTGCTTCAGAAGAGCACCGAAAAGAAGCCTTAATAAAACTTGGCATTCTAAAGGAATAA